Proteins encoded in a region of the Nicotiana tomentosiformis chromosome 9, ASM39032v3, whole genome shotgun sequence genome:
- the LOC138899035 gene encoding uncharacterized protein has protein sequence MALHLTVKYEGHYVKQVMVDKGSSVDICTLSTLQSMKINTDRIQPDNVHIRAFDGSGRDTIGEIKLTMTIGPIDFEIVQVVDMESSYNIHLGRSWIHTARVVPSTLHQMLKFEHDRQEIIVHGEDE, from the coding sequence ATGGCTTTGCATTTGACTGTCAAATATGAGGGGCACTACGTAAAACAAGTCATGGTTGATAAAGGCTCGAGCGTAGATATATGCAccctctctaccttgcaaagcatgaagatcaatacagacagaATCCAACCCGACAATGTCCACATTCGAGCTTTTGATGGCTCTGGGAGAGACACCATTGGGGAAATCAAACTCACCATGACAATTGGGCcaattgattttgaaattgtccaagtagtggacatggaatCTTCTTATAACATTCATCTTGGAAGGTCATGGATTCATACGGCTCGAGTTGttccatccaccttgcatcagatgctcaagtTCGAACATgacaggcaagaaattattgttcatggaGAAGACGAGTAA